The genomic region NNNNNNNNNNNNNNNNNNNNNNNNNNNNNNNNNNNNNNNNNNNNNNNNNNNNNNNNNNNNNNNNttaaaaattttttaaatatactaaaaaataaaaacattcattaaaaaaagatttttttgattaatttattaacaCCCAAACAAACATATATTATAACGAAATAgtatttattctaaaaatttaaacGGTTAGATAAAAGACATAAAAAACacgtaaataattatatatttagtatagatttatttttatgtttgcgGTATCCTATCTTTATATCAGAGTAATAAGCATTTAACTCTAAatttatttaatgtctttttCAGGGTTTCATGCTCATTTGGACAGCCAATAGTATTCACCATAGATAATGGGGCAAACCAATACTACTTTGCAACCGAAATTGAATATGAAAACGGGGATGGAAATCTTGTGGATGTAAAATTGAAGCAAGCAAATAAAGATTCATGGATTCCAATGAAACGTTTATGGGGTGCAAGATGGGTTCTCAACCTTGGTTCTTTAATGCAGCCTCCATTTTCTCTTGAGCTCACTGAGACTTCTGCCACTGGCTCCAGCAAGACCATTGAAGCTAACAATGTTATCCCTGATGGTTGGCAACCTGGCCAAGTTATTCGATCAGCCATAAACTTTAATAATTAGATCTATCACTCttatgtgaaatcaaaataaaaaaagatatgagaAAAAATCAAAAATGTTACTCATACGTTAAAATACgttaaaattaatcactaaaatcagctaccaatatatttatgtataaatacatacgtaatttaatatattttcaatatatttttatattcaacatgtattttatattagtgactgattttgataactgattttagtgtatacatAGCATAATCCAAAAAAAATATGTATGTGATCAACTGATCATGGAAATTGATGGAGTTTAATTTGTATacatatttaaatttataaataatatctAATTACATATTATCATATGaggaaaataattaatttaaaaaattaaagaataaatatGAAATCTTACTCTTGTCCATTTAAAAGTTAGACTACTAGGTCCCAACGAAAAAAAAATAGCCAATATGTCCCAACGAAAACAAATTAGCCTATTTTTTAGTCAACTATACGTCCAAAGTTAATGGCAATAGTTTATGTGACGCACTTTTTTTCACACCACTCACCCACACTGCATGATTTCTAAACCACATCACTCGTTAAGTGTTTGAGTTGGTCGTAATTAATATTGAGGGGTTTGATGAAAAATAATTAGGAATAACCCAATCCTTTTTTTAGAAGTTTGTTTACTCTCGACTTAGTATGATCTTCCATCTTTTTTCTTCCTATGGACGTTTCTTCAATTATTTAATAGACTTGAAATTACATCATATCATATAACAAACATAAAATCTAGGATTGGAATATTCAACCACGCCTTGCTGCCACATAGATTAATAGTTAacctaatatttaatatttattattttcatttagTTTCTTTTTTGCATAGCAATCTTCAAAACTTTTATCCAAAACTAGtagaacaaatattttttttttgttttttgttatttatttaaaagacaaagtatatttttataatttaaaatttttaattaatcacTAATTATCCAGTTAATTAGTCTAAGTAATCTTTATTATTGAACTAAACGGCTCCTGTTATTAGACTATGCAGGGCAGGCGGCTATCTACAATTAATTGGAACGTTTGGAGTTTGGACCAATTATTTAAATGGTTAGAAAttgattaagaaaaaaaatatttactcaaATGAATATACCAGGCTTGTGCTGTAAATCTGAAGCCCAAATGAGACGCTTTTCACAATGGCCCAATAATCGTTGCGGCCCATTGAGCCTCACAAATAAGAAGTACACAAAACGCATAAACCCTAATTCCCATTGTTCTAACATTTCTTGTGGTTCACCTCACAATGGGACGTGTGATCCGTGCTCAGCGTAAGGGTGCAGGCTCTGTCTTCAAGTCCCACACACACCACCGCAAGGGTGCCGCCAGGTTCCGCAGTCTCGACTTCGGCGAACGAAACGGTTACCTCAAAGGCGTCGTCACTGACGTCATCCACGACCCCGGTCGCGGTGCGCCACTCGCCAAAGTCACTTTCCGCCACCCTTTCAGGTTTCTCTCGATGTTAATTTTGTTGCACGAGTTTGAAATTTTCGATGCGATTGTCTGATTGGAATAATTTTGTTACGAAACGCGGTGCAGGTACAAGAAGCAGAATGAGCTTTTTGTTGCGGCGGAAGGAATGTACACTGGACAGTTTGTGTATTGTGGGAAGAAAGCGACGCTTGTTGTCGGTAATGTGTTGCCTTTGAAAGCTATTCCCGAAGGTGCTGTTATATGCAATGTTGAGCATCATGTTGGTGACCGTGGCGTTTTCGCTAGGGCTTCTGGGGATTATGCTATTGTTATTAGTCATAATCCTGATAACGATACCTCTAGGTACCTAACTGTTTTGTGTAGCTAAGCTTTTTTATGTTGCTCTGGTTATGCCGTTGTCGTTGCGTTGCTCTTTGATGGGGAAAATTGTATGAAATGGATACAATTTGATTATTCGTTCTTTCATATGGGCATTCACTTAGGTGATGGATGGAAAAGTAGTTATTTTTGTCAACGTGACATTAAGTGATTGTGCCTGCACATGTAAAATTGCTTTGCTCTACAGTCAGTTATGAAAATCAAATtctataaataaaaaaagttaataCCATCCTTAGAATATATTCCTAGGCAAGTTAGTTTGGACATAGCTTTGGGGTCTTAATATGCATTTTGTCTTGTTGATTCTAATGGTAGGAGATATCTTGAGTTCATGGTCTTGTGTGCAATGGTTATTGATTGGTGTGATTCCACATTTAGGATTTCACTGAATTGTCTCTGTTTGATCATTTTATTTTCAAGTCATGGTGAATTATTCAATGTCCTTCTTTTGATGCAGTGAGTTGGAAATATCTTATTTATATAGGATTTAGAAACTTTTGATATGAGGTGCTGGAGAATTGGGACTGAAACTAAGGATGTGTTTGTTGTGGTGGACCTGTTCTTGGTTCTGTCTAATTCGATTCAGTTATCCTGTGTGATTTTCTAACAGGATCAAGCTTCCCTCTGGTTCAAAGAAAATTGTTCCAAGTGACTGCAGAGCTATGATTGGTCAAGTTGCCGGTGGTGGGAGAACTGAGAAGCCTCTACTCAAAGCTGGTAACGCATACCACAAGTTCAGAGTAAAGAGGAATTGTTGGCCTAAGGTTCGTGGTGTGGCTATGAACCCAGTTGAGCATCCTCACGGAGGTGGTAATCACCAGCATATTGGACATGCGAGTACCGTCAGGCGTGA from Arachis ipaensis cultivar K30076 chromosome B02, Araip1.1, whole genome shotgun sequence harbors:
- the LOC107625889 gene encoding 60S ribosomal protein L8-3-like; translated protein: MGRVIRAQRKGAGSVFKSHTHHRKGAARFRSLDFGERNGYLKGVVTDVIHDPGRGAPLAKVTFRHPFRYKKQNELFVAAEGMYTGQFVYCGKKATLVVGNVLPLKAIPEGAVICNVEHHVGDRGVFARASGDYAIVISHNPDNDTSRIKLPSGSKKIVPSDCRAMIGQVAGGGRTEKPLLKAGNAYHKFRVKRNCWPKVRGVAMNPVEHPHGGGNHQHIGHASTVRRDAPPGQKVGLIAARRTGRLRGQAAATAAKADKGA